A window of Streptomyces profundus genomic DNA:
TTGAGGTCGGCCAGGTCGTCATGGAGCCAGCAGCTGCGGGAGTCCTCGCCCTCCCAGTTGCCTATCCAGCACTGGTGGTAGTAGTTCGCCGGGAAGAGGCCGGTGGTGGGGTTGGGCCACTGGCACTCGTAGACGCGATAGCCCTCGGGGCTGGTGTGGTCCGTCGGTTGTCCCCACCTCGGGCACGCGTTGTCCGCCGGCTCCTCGTGGGACCAGACGTCCCCGTTGTAGGGGTGCCCGTTCTCGTCCTCGACCAGCGGGTCGTAGACGCGTCCCTCCTCGGGCGTGTCGTAGAACCAGTCCCACTGCTCGTCCTGGACCCCGAACACCGTGGGTTCGTAGAGCCCCCGCGCGCCCCAGCGTGAGCTGTGGTTGTAGACGACGTCCTGGTAGATCTTCAGGCCCTTGTCGTGCGCGGTGTCGATCAGCTCCTGATAGGACGTGCCGTCGGACTCCAGACGCGGGTCGACCTCGTAGAAGTCGTAGCCGTGGTAGCCGTGGAAGTCGTAGTCGGAGCGGTTGAGCACGACGGGCGTGATCCAGACGGCCGAGAAGCCGAGGCCCTTGATGTAGTCGAGCTTGTCGGCCAGCCCCTGGAAGTCGCCCCGGAACATGGGGTCGTCGTACTCGGCGTTGCCCGATCTCTCGTGCTGGCTGCCGCCCCGGTTGTTCGAGCTGTCGCCGTCGTAGAACCGGGCGGTCATCACGAAGTAGATCGCGTCTTCTCTGGGGTCGCCGCCCAACATGCTGGCCGGCTCAGCCGCGGCCGGCCGGGCCGCGGCCGGGCTCGGGGCCTGCGGGGTGGCTCCGCTGCCGTGGGCGGGAAGCAACGCGGCGAGCAGGGCGGCGACCACCAGGCCCAGCGCGGCCGACCACCACCGCCTGTGCCGTCTTCTCCGGGGGGTGTTCAACTCAACTCCTGGATGAGGTTGGTGGAGACCCGACGCGCCTGCGGCTCTCCAGGAGGTCACAAGAAGCTGCAACTTCTTGCGGAAGTTCTTGCCGAACTCCTCGCAAGTTACAGAATCGCCACCAGGCGGCACAGAGGAGCGACGGTGCGCCTCTTGTGGAGATTGCGAAGACCGCGTGACGTGGCGACGCACGCCTCGGTGGTCGGTGGCGTGTTCCGACGGTCCGTGGCCGCAGGGGGCGTTCAGCGGTTGACGGACTCGCCCTGGTGGACGAAGGAGTGCAGCGCCCGGTCGAGACCGGGGCGGTCGGGGAGCCCGTCGGTGTCGTTGGCGCACTGCACCACGAGGGCGGCGACGGCGGCGCCCTGGGCGAGAGCCCGCTGGGGCGGCAAGGCGCTCAGCCGGCCGGCGAGAAAGCCCACGGCGAAGGCGTCCCCCGCGCCGACCGGGTCCACCACCGGCACGGTGAACGCCTCCTGCCGCCAGGCCCCGTCGGCCGTGTGGCAACTGGCCGCCTTGTCCCGGTGTTTGACGACCACGGTCTTGGGGCGGGCGGCGAGCAGCCCGTCCACGGCGGCCCGCGACGGCCGTCCGGGAAGCAGGAGTTCCAGCTCGTCCGCACCCGCCAGCACCAGATCCACGCGTTCCAGCAGCGGACCGACGACCTCGCGCCAGCGATCCGCCGAGCCGATCTTGAACCGCACGTTGGGGTCGAGCGAGACCGGCACGCCCTGTTCCCCGGCCAGCTCCAGCAGTCGCTCGGTGGCCCGGTGTGCGGAGGCCGACAGCATGGGCGTGATGCCGGTCAGATGCAGCAGCCGGGCGCCGCCCAGCGCCTCGGGGCGCAGCTCGGCCGCCTCCAGCCGGGAGGCGGCGGAGCCCGCCCGGTAGTACTGCACGTCGATGGCCCGCGACGGGTGGCTGTCGCGCACCAGCATCCCGGTGTAGCCCGAGGGATCGACGACCGCGTAGGAGGTGTCGATGCCGTCGGAGCGCAGGGCGGACAACACGGCCCGCCCCGCGGGGTCGTCGCCCACCCGGCCCAGCCAGCGGCTGGCGTAGCCCAGCCTGGCCAGGCCGGCGGCGACATTGCTCTCGGCGCCGGCGATCGACCGCCGGAAGGTGGTGGCGTGCGCCAGGGGCACGCCCGGCTCGGCCAGCAGCAGGGTCATCGCCTCGCCGCAGACCACCACGTCAGGTGTCACACTCATGCCGCCCGCCCCTTCGCGACGCGTAGATAGGTTCTGGCCCGTTCGCGCAGTGCGTCCAGGTCCCCTCCGTCGGCGGCGTCGCCCACCAGCGGGGAGCCCACCCCCACCGCCGTGGCGCCGCCCGCCAGATAGCCGTCGGCCGCCTCGGCGTCCACGCCGCCCACCGGCACCAGCGGCACGTCGGGGAACGGGCCGCGCAGCGCCCTCAGATAGCGCGGCCCGCCCATCGAGTCGGCGGGGAAGACCTTGACGGCCGTGGCCCCGGCGGCCAGGGCGGCGATGATCTCGCTGGGGGTCAACGCCCCGGCCAGCGTGGGCAGTCCCAGGCGGCGCGCCTCCGTCAGCCCCGCGCCGAGCCCGGGTGTCACGACGAAGGCGGCTCCGGCGTCCCGCGCCGCCCTCGCGTCCTCGGCGGTCAGCACGGTGCCGGCGCCCAGGGGCGCTTCGGGCCCCAGCTCGGCGCTGGCCTCGCGGATCACCTCCAGGGCGTCCCGCCCGGTGAGGGAGACCTCCACCAGGCCCACGCCCTCCTCGGCCAGCGTGCGCACCGCACGGATGGCGGCGTCCCGGTCGGTGCCCCTGACGATGGCCAGCAGCCGCCGGCCGCGCAGGAGTTCCAGCAGGTTCATCGTGGGGCCTTCCTTCGGGGTGACGGGCCGCTGTCGCCCGGCCTAGTGCCGCGTCAGCCAAGGTTTGCCCCGCTCGCCGCCCTGGCACGCACACTCGCTGCGTTAGCCGAGAGCCCAGGTAGGACAACTACATGCGGCTCCCGGCTGCCTGGCGATCGCACGCACCAGGACACCTCGCTACCGGGCAAACCCCGACTGACACGGCACTAGCCTCGCAGATCGGCTCGGCCGCCGCCGCGCCGCTCACCATTCGGCGAAGCCGCCGTCGGGATGCCGCCAGACGGGGTTGCGCCAGGAGTGGCCCACCCGGTCGGCGGCGCGCACCGCGGCCTCGTCCACGGTGACGCCGAGTCCCGGCAGTTCGGTGCGGTGGGCATGGCCGTCGACGAAGCGGAACGGCTCGGGATCCAGCACATAGGAGAGCAGGTCGGCCTCCCGGTTGTAGTGGATGCCCAGACTCTGCTCCTGGATCAGGAAGTTCGGGGTGGCGAACACCACCTGGAGGCTGGCGGCCAGGGAGATCGGGCCCAGGGGGCAGTGCGGTGCCAGATGCGCGCCGAAGGTCTCCGCCAGCGAGGCGACGCGCCGCACCTCGGAGATCCCGCCGGCGTGCGAGAGGTCGGGCTGCACCACGGCCACCCCGGCCTGGAGCACCTGGAGGAAGCCCGCGCGGTCGTAGATCCGCTCGCCCGTCGCGATGGGCACCGGACCGGCCTCGACCAGTCCCCGCAGGATGTGGTTCTGCTCGGGAGGCAGCGGCTCCTCCACGAACAGCGGGTGGAGCGGGGCGAGTTCGTCGAGCAGCCGGCGGGAGTTGGCGGCGGTGAAGCGGCCGTGGCAGTCCACCGCTATGTCCCGTTCGTCGCCGAGCACCTCCCTGGCGGTGGCCACCCGGGCGACCACGGCCCCGATCTCGGCCACGCTGGCGTGCGGTCGGACGCGGCCGGCCGCGTTCATCTTGACGGCGGTGAAGCCGGCCTCCACCTGGGCCGAGATCTGGTCGGCGAGCTCGTCGGGATCGTCTCCGCCGACCCAGGCGTAGACGCGTGCCCGGTCCCGCACCGGCCCGCCGAGCAGGCGGTGCACGGGCACGCCGTGGCGCTTGCCCACGATGTCCCACAGCGCCTGGTCGATGCCGGCCACGGCGCTGGAGAGCACGGGGCCGCCACGGTAGAAACCCCCCTTGGTGAGGACCTGCCAGTGGTCCTCGACGCGCGTGGGGTCCCGGCCGACGAGGTACTCGGCCAGCACCTCGACGGCGGCGCGGACCACCTCGGCGCGCCCCTCCACGACGGGCTCACCCCACCCGACGATGCCGATGTCCGTCTCCACCCGACAGAAGAGCCAACGGGGCGGAACCATGAACGTCTCGATCCGGGTGATTCTCATTCCGCTGTGCCCCTTTGGTGCTCTGTGCTCTGTGCGTTGTGCCTGCTGTGCGCGCTATGCCTGGTCTGGACGCTCCGGACCCCCTCCGGGTTCCGCGCGCCGCCGGCGGCCGGCGAGTCCGCCCCCGTCTGTTGACGCTCGGCGCCCTCGGACTGTTGCCTCCGGGCCTGCCCCATCTCCCCGGCGGGTCGGGCTCCCGTTCCGCGTGGCGCCCCCGCCCGCCCCAAAGGTGTATGACATGTTGACGATAAACAGGGAGGTCGGACGCGTCAACGACCCGATGCCGCCATGCGGAAGAACACCACAGCGGCTGGGTGGGCGGGGAACCTGACTGATAGGTTCGCCCGGTGAGTGAGGAACCGACTCCCCCCGGCAGTGCCCCGACCACGCTGGAAGCGGCCGTGTCCGGGATCGAGGTGCTGATCTTCGACGAGCTCGATCCCGGCATGTCGCTGCCCTCCGAAGGCGAGTTGGCGACCGCCCTCGGCGTCAGTCGCCTCACCGTGCGCGAGGCGCTCAAGGTGCTCGCCGCGCGCGGCCTGGTCGCGCTGAGCAAGGGCCGCAGGCCCCGGGTGCTTGAGCCCGACAGCTCCGTGTTCTCCGGGCACTTCACCGCCACCATGCGGCGGGACCCCGGCGCCCTGCTGGAGTTCCTCGACGTGCGCGAGGCGCTGGAGGTCCAGGCCGTCACGCTCGCCGCCAGGCACGCGTCGCGCTCGGCCCTCCAGGCCGCCCAGTCGGCGCTGGACGGCATGGCCGACGCGGCGGCGGATCTGTCGACCCCGGCCGAGGTCGCCCGCTACCACCGGTGCGATGTGGCCTTTCACGAGGCCCTCGCGCTCGCCAGCGGCAACCGCGTGCTGGTCTTTCTGCTGGAGGGCCTGCGGGAGTCGCTGCGGCACAGCTTCGAGCGCGGCCTGGAGGGCAACGTGCTGCGCGGACGGTCCGTTCAGGATGTGCTCGCGACGCATCGCGCCGTTCTCGCCAAGGTGCGGGCGCGGGACGCGAGGGGCGCGGCCGACGCCATGCGGGAGTGCCTCAGGGACGCGCGCAACGACCTGCGCGCCGCGCTGGACCCGACGAACCGGGCCCGCCGCTGAGGGGTCGCCCTCGCGGGATGGTCGCGTTCAGGCCCGCGCGGGCCGGGAGTTGTCCAGGGCCAGGTGTACCGCCAGGCCGCCCAGCACCGTGCCCATCACATACCGCTGGGCGCGCAGCCAGCCGGGCCGCCGCCCGAGGAACACCGCGATCGCCCCCGCCGCCAGCACGAACGACCCGTTCACGGCGACCCCGATGACCACCTGGACGCTGCCCAGCAGGAAGCCCTGCACCATCACGTTGCCCGCCTGCGGATCCACGAACTGGGGGATGAGCGAGAGGTACATGAGGGCGATCTTCGGGTTGAGCAGGCAGGTCATCAGCCCCATGGTGAAGAGCCGGCGGGAGGACTCGGCCGGCAGGTCCTGGCGCGCGAAGGCCGACACCCCGCCGGGGCGCAGCGTCTTC
This region includes:
- a CDS encoding sugar kinase, with product MSVTPDVVVCGEAMTLLLAEPGVPLAHATTFRRSIAGAESNVAAGLARLGYASRWLGRVGDDPAGRAVLSALRSDGIDTSYAVVDPSGYTGMLVRDSHPSRAIDVQYYRAGSAASRLEAAELRPEALGGARLLHLTGITPMLSASAHRATERLLELAGEQGVPVSLDPNVRFKIGSADRWREVVGPLLERVDLVLAGADELELLLPGRPSRAAVDGLLAARPKTVVVKHRDKAASCHTADGAWRQEAFTVPVVDPVGAGDAFAVGFLAGRLSALPPQRALAQGAAVAALVVQCANDTDGLPDRPGLDRALHSFVHQGESVNR
- the dgoD gene encoding galactonate dehydratase, with the translated sequence MRITRIETFMVPPRWLFCRVETDIGIVGWGEPVVEGRAEVVRAAVEVLAEYLVGRDPTRVEDHWQVLTKGGFYRGGPVLSSAVAGIDQALWDIVGKRHGVPVHRLLGGPVRDRARVYAWVGGDDPDELADQISAQVEAGFTAVKMNAAGRVRPHASVAEIGAVVARVATAREVLGDERDIAVDCHGRFTAANSRRLLDELAPLHPLFVEEPLPPEQNHILRGLVEAGPVPIATGERIYDRAGFLQVLQAGVAVVQPDLSHAGGISEVRRVASLAETFGAHLAPHCPLGPISLAASLQVVFATPNFLIQEQSLGIHYNREADLLSYVLDPEPFRFVDGHAHRTELPGLGVTVDEAAVRAADRVGHSWRNPVWRHPDGGFAEW
- a CDS encoding FadR/GntR family transcriptional regulator — encoded protein: MSEEPTPPGSAPTTLEAAVSGIEVLIFDELDPGMSLPSEGELATALGVSRLTVREALKVLAARGLVALSKGRRPRVLEPDSSVFSGHFTATMRRDPGALLEFLDVREALEVQAVTLAARHASRSALQAAQSALDGMADAAADLSTPAEVARYHRCDVAFHEALALASGNRVLVFLLEGLRESLRHSFERGLEGNVLRGRSVQDVLATHRAVLAKVRARDARGAADAMRECLRDARNDLRAALDPTNRARR
- a CDS encoding LysE family translocator; translated protein: MITAGAVVGVAAVALGMVLTPGPNMIYLVSRSITQGRTAGLVSLCGVALGFLTYLTAANLGLSVVFTVVPGLYLAVKLAGAGYLAWLAWKTLRPGGVSAFARQDLPAESSRRLFTMGLMTCLLNPKIALMYLSLIPQFVDPQAGNVMVQGFLLGSVQVVIGVAVNGSFVLAAGAIAVFLGRRPGWLRAQRYVMGTVLGGLAVHLALDNSRPARA
- a CDS encoding bifunctional 4-hydroxy-2-oxoglutarate aldolase/2-dehydro-3-deoxy-phosphogluconate aldolase, whose amino-acid sequence is MNLLELLRGRRLLAIVRGTDRDAAIRAVRTLAEEGVGLVEVSLTGRDALEVIREASAELGPEAPLGAGTVLTAEDARAARDAGAAFVVTPGLGAGLTEARRLGLPTLAGALTPSEIIAALAAGATAVKVFPADSMGGPRYLRALRGPFPDVPLVPVGGVDAEAADGYLAGGATAVGVGSPLVGDAADGGDLDALRERARTYLRVAKGRAA